In Kangiella profundi, one DNA window encodes the following:
- a CDS encoding DUF1801 domain-containing protein has product MAKADNKTQPTKKDVATFLQQVEPAQKRQDCQAILEMMQQATKAAPKMWGDSMIGFGEYHYKYASGREGDWFLTGFAPRKQNISLYIMAGFKRYEELMGKLGKYKTGKSCLYINKLADVDEAVLKELIQLSASYIKENQSGC; this is encoded by the coding sequence ATGGCCAAAGCTGACAATAAAACTCAACCAACAAAAAAGGATGTAGCAACCTTCCTGCAGCAGGTTGAACCGGCACAAAAACGCCAGGATTGCCAGGCTATCTTAGAGATGATGCAACAAGCCACCAAGGCAGCCCCCAAAATGTGGGGCGATAGTATGATTGGCTTCGGCGAGTATCATTATAAATATGCCAGTGGCCGTGAGGGCGATTGGTTCCTGACTGGCTTTGCTCCTCGCAAACAGAATATCAGCCTATATATCATGGCTGGATTTAAGCGCTACGAGGAACTGATGGGCAAGCTAGGAAAATATAAAACTGGCAAGTCCTGTCTCTATATTAACAAACTGGCCGATGTTGATGAGGCGGTTTTGAAGGAGCTGATTCAGTTATCAGCGAGTTATATCAAAGAAAACCAGTCAGGCTGTTAA